A window of Cryptomeria japonica chromosome 3, Sugi_1.0, whole genome shotgun sequence contains these coding sequences:
- the LOC131041208 gene encoding pectinesterase inhibitor 10-like yields MAAKAGRISTPQPSHTIVKACSTAQYKDFCIGSLSSAPGASKADMKQLAVIAVNLSLEEAQDVSGYVVNMEKANHSSSGGLKDCVELFKDTVSKLNDSLSRLKGIEKKKGSDVEDAVFDARAWLSSADTNVDTCFDGLSAHPDISRHLHTRSLYLSKLMSDALAVTHKLADKDDP; encoded by the coding sequence ATGGCGGCAAAAGCTGGCAGGATATCGACTCCTCAGCCATCTCACACCATTGTAAAGGCGTGCAGCACTGCCCAATACAAAGACTTCTGTATTGGGTCCTTATCCTCTGCTCCAGGGGCATCAAAAGCAGACATGAAACAGCTGGCTGTGATAGCAGTAAACTTGAGCCTCGAAGAAGCACAAGATGTTTCTGGCTATGTTGTAAATATGGAGAAAGCTAATCATAGTAGTTCTGGTGGCCTCAAGGATTGTGTGGAGCTTTTCAAAGACACAGTTTCTAAGCTCAATGATTCATTATCCAGATTGAAGGGCATAGAAAAGAAGAAAGGTTCTGATGTAGAGGACGCTGTATTTGATGCCAGGGCTTGGCTAAGTTCGGCGGACACAAATGTTGATACGTGCTTTGATGGCTTATCTGCTCACCCAGATATCTCTCGCCACCTTCACACAAGATCACTCTATCTCTCTAAACTGATGAGCGATGCGCTTGCTGTTACTCACAAGCTTGCTGATAAAGACGACCCATAA